One window of the Camarhynchus parvulus chromosome 2, STF_HiC, whole genome shotgun sequence genome contains the following:
- the SDHAF3 gene encoding succinate dehydrogenase assembly factor 3, mitochondrial, giving the protein MAGGARRLYRRILQLHRALPPALRDLGDRYVKEEFRRHRAAGPAEAQRFLREWENYAALIQQQINDDKQNLREKAVYGIQLTEENLNDFRDEQIGQLKELMDEATKPHKKITISKDSEYKT; this is encoded by the exons ATGGCGGGCGGAGCGCGGCGCCTGTACCGCCgcatcctgcagctgcaccGCGCTCTGCCGCCCGCCCTGCGCGACCTGGGCGACCGCTACGTGAAGGAGGAGTTCCGGAGGCACAGGGCGGCCGGGCCCGCCGAGGCCCAGCGCTTCCTGCGGGAATGGGAG AACTATGCAGCCCTGATCCAGCAACAAATTAATGACGACAAACAAAACTTGAGAGAAAAGGCTGTATATGGAATTCAGCTCACAGAAGAAAACCTTAATGACTTCCGTGATGAACAGATTGGGCAGCTGAAGGAACTGATGGATGAGGCTACCAAACCTCataaaaaaatcaccatttctAAAGACTCAGAATACAAAACctaa